The Nitrospira sp. nucleotide sequence AAAAAGTAAATTCCCCGACATGCGCCATTCCAAGTCCATCCACGTGGACACGGAGAGAATGTGGGTTATCATCGGCGACGAAGGCGACCCCGATGTCATACCGTCCGACGACTTCCTGCTGCAGTGTTTCATACAGTCCACGGAGAATTCCCCGCCCGCGGTAAGACCGATCGATGCAAACCGGCCCATAAATGAAGACACGGGAGGCCGCGAGGACTCGTCCACGATGGTCGATCGCATCGAACCGCCGCATCATGGCGGCAAGGAGGGGAAATGGTCGATTGAATTCACAGCAAGAGGCGCAGAGGTAACCGGCCAGGCGGCCTTCGCTGACGGCGACGATAATCCCGACCTGGCTTGCGATCTCATCGAGTTGCCGGCGTGTAAACTCCACCGACAAAAATCCATCCCGGCGTTCCACATCATCCAGGTTACCGACGAAGTTCGCCGCCTGCACATCGAGAATGGCGGGGATATCCTCAGGCTTTGCCCGTCTGA carries:
- a CDS encoding GNAT family N-acetyltransferase — encoded protein: MEFRRAKPEDIPAILDVQAANFVGNLDDVERRDGFLSVEFTRRQLDEIASQVGIIVAVSEGRLAGYLCASCCEFNRPFPLLAAMMRRFDAIDHRGRVLAASRVFIYGPVCIDRSYRGRGILRGLYETLQQEVVGRYDIGVAFVADDNPHSLRVHVDGLGMAHVGEFTFSGKPYHILAFDVRSGDEHGAASKPAVEKT